One Ursus arctos isolate Adak ecotype North America unplaced genomic scaffold, UrsArc2.0 scaffold_15, whole genome shotgun sequence genomic region harbors:
- the PDLIM7 gene encoding PDZ and LIM domain protein 7 isoform X4, whose translation MESFKVVLEGPAPWGFRLQGGKDFNVPLSISRLTPGGKAAQAGVAVGDWVLSIDGENAGGLTHIEAQNKIRACGERLSLGLSRAQLAQSKPQKALAPAADPPRYTFAPSASLNKTARPFGAPLPADSALQQNGCRPLTSQQPLRPLVPDASKQRLMEDTEDWRPRPGTGQSRSFRILAHLTGTEFMQDPDEEHLKKSSQVPRTEVPAPASATPQEPWPAPAGPTTPSPTSRPPWAVDPAFAERYAPDKTSTVLTRHSQPATPTPLQNRTSIVQAAAGGGTGAGGGNNGKTPVCHHCHKVIRGRYLVALGHAYHPEEFVCSQCGKVLEEGGFFEEKGAIFCPPCYDVRYAPSCAKCKKKITGEIMHALKMTWHVHCFTCAACKTPIRNRAFYMEEGAPYCERDYEKMFGTKCRGCDFKIDAGDRFLEALGFSWHDTCFVCAICQINLEGKTFYSKKDKPLCKSHAFSHV comes from the exons ATGGAGTCCTTCAAGGTGGTGCTGGAGGGGCCGGCACCTTGGGGCTTTCGGCTGCAGGGAGGCAAGGACTTCAATGTGCCCCTCTCCATCTCCAGG CTCACTCCTGGAGGCAAAGCTGCACAGGCAGGCGTGGCTGTGGGTGACTGGGTGCTGAGCATCGATGGGGAGAATGCAGGGGGCCTCACACACATTGAAGCCCAGAACAAGATTCGTGCCTGCGGGGAACGCCTCAGCCTGGGTCTCAGCAG ggcCCAGCTGGCTCAGAGCAAACCACAGAAG GCCCTGGCCCCTGCCGCGGACCCCCCGCGGTACACCTTTGCACCCAGCGCCTCCCTCAACAAGACGGCCCGGCCCTTCGGGGCGCCCCTGCCCGCTGACAGCGCCCTGCAGCAGAATGG GTGCAGACCCCTGACAAGTCA ACAGCCGCTCCGGCCGCTGGTCCCAGACGCCAGCAAGCAGCGGCTGATGGAGGACACGGAGGACTGGCGGCCTCGGCCCGGGACAGGCCAGTCCCGTTCCTTCCGCATCCTTGCCCACCTCACGGGCACCGAGTTCA TGCAAGACCCGGATGAGGAGCACCTGAAGAAATCAAG ccaggtgcccaggacagaagtcccagccccagcctcagctaCACCCCAGGAACCCTGGCCTG CCCCGGCAGGCCctaccacccccagccccactaGCCGCCCACCCTGGGCTGTGGACCCCGCATTTGCTGAGCGCTACGCCCCGGACAAGACCAGCACAGTGCTGACCCggcacagccagccagccacgCCCACGCCTCTGCAGAACCGCACCTCCATCGTGCAGGCAGCCGCCGGAGGGGGCACAGGAGCAGGTGGTGGCAACAATGGCAAGACTCCTGTGTGCCACCATTGCCACAAGGTCATCCG GGGCCGCTACCTGGTTGCGCTGGGCCATGCATACCACCCCGAGGAATTTGTGTGCAGCCAGTGTGGGAAGGTCCTGGAAGAGGGCGGTTTCTTTGAGGAGAAGGGTGCCATCTTCTGCCCACCCTGCTATGATGTGCGCTATGCACCCAGCTGTGCCAAGTGCAAGAAGAAGATCACAGGC GAGATCATGCACGCCCTAAAGATGACCTGGCACGTGCACTGTTTCACCTGCGCGGCCTGCAAGACGCCCATTCGGAACAGGGCCTTCTACATGGAGGAAGGCGCACCCTACTGCGAGCGAG ACTATGAGAAGATGTTTGGCACGAAATGCCGGGGCTGCGACTTCAAGATCGACGCAGGGGACCGCTTCCTGGAGGCGCTGGGCTTCAGCTGGCACGACACTTGCTTCGTGTGTGCG ATATGCCAGATCAACCTGGAAGGAAAGACTTTCTACTCCAAGAAGGACAAGCCCCTCTGCAAGAGCCACGCCTTCTCCCACGTGTGA
- the PDLIM7 gene encoding PDZ and LIM domain protein 7 isoform X6, whose amino-acid sequence MESFKVVLEGPAPWGFRLQGGKDFNVPLSISRLTPGGKAAQAGVAVGDWVLSIDGENAGGLTHIEAQNKIRACGERLSLGLSRAQLAQSKPQKALAPAADPPRYTFAPSASLNKTARPFGAPLPADSALQQNGQPLRPLVPDASKQRLMEDTEDWRPRPGTGQSRSFRILAHLTGTEFMQDPDEEHLKKSSQVPRTEVPAPASATPQEPWPAPAGPTTPSPTSRPPWAVDPAFAERYAPDKTSTVLTRHSQPATPTPLQNRTSIVQAAAGGGTGAGGGNNGKTPVCHHCHKVIRGRYLVALGHAYHPEEFVCSQCGKVLEEGGFFEEKGAIFCPPCYDVRYAPSCAKCKKKITGEIMHALKMTWHVHCFTCAACKTPIRNRAFYMEEGAPYCERDYEKMFGTKCRGCDFKIDAGDRFLEALGFSWHDTCFVCAICQINLEGKTFYSKKDKPLCKSHAFSHV is encoded by the exons ATGGAGTCCTTCAAGGTGGTGCTGGAGGGGCCGGCACCTTGGGGCTTTCGGCTGCAGGGAGGCAAGGACTTCAATGTGCCCCTCTCCATCTCCAGG CTCACTCCTGGAGGCAAAGCTGCACAGGCAGGCGTGGCTGTGGGTGACTGGGTGCTGAGCATCGATGGGGAGAATGCAGGGGGCCTCACACACATTGAAGCCCAGAACAAGATTCGTGCCTGCGGGGAACGCCTCAGCCTGGGTCTCAGCAG ggcCCAGCTGGCTCAGAGCAAACCACAGAAG GCCCTGGCCCCTGCCGCGGACCCCCCGCGGTACACCTTTGCACCCAGCGCCTCCCTCAACAAGACGGCCCGGCCCTTCGGGGCGCCCCTGCCCGCTGACAGCGCCCTGCAGCAGAATGG ACAGCCGCTCCGGCCGCTGGTCCCAGACGCCAGCAAGCAGCGGCTGATGGAGGACACGGAGGACTGGCGGCCTCGGCCCGGGACAGGCCAGTCCCGTTCCTTCCGCATCCTTGCCCACCTCACGGGCACCGAGTTCA TGCAAGACCCGGATGAGGAGCACCTGAAGAAATCAAG ccaggtgcccaggacagaagtcccagccccagcctcagctaCACCCCAGGAACCCTGGCCTG CCCCGGCAGGCCctaccacccccagccccactaGCCGCCCACCCTGGGCTGTGGACCCCGCATTTGCTGAGCGCTACGCCCCGGACAAGACCAGCACAGTGCTGACCCggcacagccagccagccacgCCCACGCCTCTGCAGAACCGCACCTCCATCGTGCAGGCAGCCGCCGGAGGGGGCACAGGAGCAGGTGGTGGCAACAATGGCAAGACTCCTGTGTGCCACCATTGCCACAAGGTCATCCG GGGCCGCTACCTGGTTGCGCTGGGCCATGCATACCACCCCGAGGAATTTGTGTGCAGCCAGTGTGGGAAGGTCCTGGAAGAGGGCGGTTTCTTTGAGGAGAAGGGTGCCATCTTCTGCCCACCCTGCTATGATGTGCGCTATGCACCCAGCTGTGCCAAGTGCAAGAAGAAGATCACAGGC GAGATCATGCACGCCCTAAAGATGACCTGGCACGTGCACTGTTTCACCTGCGCGGCCTGCAAGACGCCCATTCGGAACAGGGCCTTCTACATGGAGGAAGGCGCACCCTACTGCGAGCGAG ACTATGAGAAGATGTTTGGCACGAAATGCCGGGGCTGCGACTTCAAGATCGACGCAGGGGACCGCTTCCTGGAGGCGCTGGGCTTCAGCTGGCACGACACTTGCTTCGTGTGTGCG ATATGCCAGATCAACCTGGAAGGAAAGACTTTCTACTCCAAGAAGGACAAGCCCCTCTGCAAGAGCCACGCCTTCTCCCACGTGTGA
- the PDLIM7 gene encoding PDZ and LIM domain protein 7 isoform X3 — protein sequence MESFKVVLEGPAPWGFRLQGGKDFNVPLSISRLTPGGKAAQAGVAVGDWVLSIDGENAGGLTHIEAQNKIRACGERLSLGLSRAQLAQSKPQKALAPAADPPRYTFAPSASLNKTARPFGAPLPADSALQQNGQPLRPLVPDASKQRLMEDTEDWRPRPGTGQSRSFRILAHLTGTEFMQDPDEEHLKKSRALNGRSCSQVPRTEVPAPASATPQEPWPAPAGPTTPSPTSRPPWAVDPAFAERYAPDKTSTVLTRHSQPATPTPLQNRTSIVQAAAGGGTGAGGGNNGKTPVCHHCHKVIRGRYLVALGHAYHPEEFVCSQCGKVLEEGGFFEEKGAIFCPPCYDVRYAPSCAKCKKKITGEIMHALKMTWHVHCFTCAACKTPIRNRAFYMEEGAPYCERDYEKMFGTKCRGCDFKIDAGDRFLEALGFSWHDTCFVCAICQINLEGKTFYSKKDKPLCKSHAFSHV from the exons ATGGAGTCCTTCAAGGTGGTGCTGGAGGGGCCGGCACCTTGGGGCTTTCGGCTGCAGGGAGGCAAGGACTTCAATGTGCCCCTCTCCATCTCCAGG CTCACTCCTGGAGGCAAAGCTGCACAGGCAGGCGTGGCTGTGGGTGACTGGGTGCTGAGCATCGATGGGGAGAATGCAGGGGGCCTCACACACATTGAAGCCCAGAACAAGATTCGTGCCTGCGGGGAACGCCTCAGCCTGGGTCTCAGCAG ggcCCAGCTGGCTCAGAGCAAACCACAGAAG GCCCTGGCCCCTGCCGCGGACCCCCCGCGGTACACCTTTGCACCCAGCGCCTCCCTCAACAAGACGGCCCGGCCCTTCGGGGCGCCCCTGCCCGCTGACAGCGCCCTGCAGCAGAATGG ACAGCCGCTCCGGCCGCTGGTCCCAGACGCCAGCAAGCAGCGGCTGATGGAGGACACGGAGGACTGGCGGCCTCGGCCCGGGACAGGCCAGTCCCGTTCCTTCCGCATCCTTGCCCACCTCACGGGCACCGAGTTCA TGCAAGACCCGGATGAGGAGCACCTGAAGAAATCAAG GGCCTTGAATGGCAGATCTtgcagccaggtgcccaggacagaagtcccagccccagcctcagctaCACCCCAGGAACCCTGGCCTG CCCCGGCAGGCCctaccacccccagccccactaGCCGCCCACCCTGGGCTGTGGACCCCGCATTTGCTGAGCGCTACGCCCCGGACAAGACCAGCACAGTGCTGACCCggcacagccagccagccacgCCCACGCCTCTGCAGAACCGCACCTCCATCGTGCAGGCAGCCGCCGGAGGGGGCACAGGAGCAGGTGGTGGCAACAATGGCAAGACTCCTGTGTGCCACCATTGCCACAAGGTCATCCG GGGCCGCTACCTGGTTGCGCTGGGCCATGCATACCACCCCGAGGAATTTGTGTGCAGCCAGTGTGGGAAGGTCCTGGAAGAGGGCGGTTTCTTTGAGGAGAAGGGTGCCATCTTCTGCCCACCCTGCTATGATGTGCGCTATGCACCCAGCTGTGCCAAGTGCAAGAAGAAGATCACAGGC GAGATCATGCACGCCCTAAAGATGACCTGGCACGTGCACTGTTTCACCTGCGCGGCCTGCAAGACGCCCATTCGGAACAGGGCCTTCTACATGGAGGAAGGCGCACCCTACTGCGAGCGAG ACTATGAGAAGATGTTTGGCACGAAATGCCGGGGCTGCGACTTCAAGATCGACGCAGGGGACCGCTTCCTGGAGGCGCTGGGCTTCAGCTGGCACGACACTTGCTTCGTGTGTGCG ATATGCCAGATCAACCTGGAAGGAAAGACTTTCTACTCCAAGAAGGACAAGCCCCTCTGCAAGAGCCACGCCTTCTCCCACGTGTGA
- the PDLIM7 gene encoding PDZ and LIM domain protein 7 isoform X1 → MESFKVVLEGPAPWGFRLQGGKDFNVPLSISRLTPGGKAAQAGVAVGDWVLSIDGENAGGLTHIEAQNKIRACGERLSLGLSRAQLAQSKPQKALAPAADPPRYTFAPSASLNKTARPFGAPLPADSALQQNGCRPLTSQQPLRPLVPDASKQRLMEDTEDWRPRPGTGQSRSFRILAHLTGTEFMQDPDEEHLKKSRALNGRSCSQVPRTEVPAPASATPQEPWPAPAGPTTPSPTSRPPWAVDPAFAERYAPDKTSTVLTRHSQPATPTPLQNRTSIVQAAAGGGTGAGGGNNGKTPVCHHCHKVIRGRYLVALGHAYHPEEFVCSQCGKVLEEGGFFEEKGAIFCPPCYDVRYAPSCAKCKKKITGEIMHALKMTWHVHCFTCAACKTPIRNRAFYMEEGAPYCERDYEKMFGTKCRGCDFKIDAGDRFLEALGFSWHDTCFVCAICQINLEGKTFYSKKDKPLCKSHAFSHV, encoded by the exons ATGGAGTCCTTCAAGGTGGTGCTGGAGGGGCCGGCACCTTGGGGCTTTCGGCTGCAGGGAGGCAAGGACTTCAATGTGCCCCTCTCCATCTCCAGG CTCACTCCTGGAGGCAAAGCTGCACAGGCAGGCGTGGCTGTGGGTGACTGGGTGCTGAGCATCGATGGGGAGAATGCAGGGGGCCTCACACACATTGAAGCCCAGAACAAGATTCGTGCCTGCGGGGAACGCCTCAGCCTGGGTCTCAGCAG ggcCCAGCTGGCTCAGAGCAAACCACAGAAG GCCCTGGCCCCTGCCGCGGACCCCCCGCGGTACACCTTTGCACCCAGCGCCTCCCTCAACAAGACGGCCCGGCCCTTCGGGGCGCCCCTGCCCGCTGACAGCGCCCTGCAGCAGAATGG GTGCAGACCCCTGACAAGTCA ACAGCCGCTCCGGCCGCTGGTCCCAGACGCCAGCAAGCAGCGGCTGATGGAGGACACGGAGGACTGGCGGCCTCGGCCCGGGACAGGCCAGTCCCGTTCCTTCCGCATCCTTGCCCACCTCACGGGCACCGAGTTCA TGCAAGACCCGGATGAGGAGCACCTGAAGAAATCAAG GGCCTTGAATGGCAGATCTtgcagccaggtgcccaggacagaagtcccagccccagcctcagctaCACCCCAGGAACCCTGGCCTG CCCCGGCAGGCCctaccacccccagccccactaGCCGCCCACCCTGGGCTGTGGACCCCGCATTTGCTGAGCGCTACGCCCCGGACAAGACCAGCACAGTGCTGACCCggcacagccagccagccacgCCCACGCCTCTGCAGAACCGCACCTCCATCGTGCAGGCAGCCGCCGGAGGGGGCACAGGAGCAGGTGGTGGCAACAATGGCAAGACTCCTGTGTGCCACCATTGCCACAAGGTCATCCG GGGCCGCTACCTGGTTGCGCTGGGCCATGCATACCACCCCGAGGAATTTGTGTGCAGCCAGTGTGGGAAGGTCCTGGAAGAGGGCGGTTTCTTTGAGGAGAAGGGTGCCATCTTCTGCCCACCCTGCTATGATGTGCGCTATGCACCCAGCTGTGCCAAGTGCAAGAAGAAGATCACAGGC GAGATCATGCACGCCCTAAAGATGACCTGGCACGTGCACTGTTTCACCTGCGCGGCCTGCAAGACGCCCATTCGGAACAGGGCCTTCTACATGGAGGAAGGCGCACCCTACTGCGAGCGAG ACTATGAGAAGATGTTTGGCACGAAATGCCGGGGCTGCGACTTCAAGATCGACGCAGGGGACCGCTTCCTGGAGGCGCTGGGCTTCAGCTGGCACGACACTTGCTTCGTGTGTGCG ATATGCCAGATCAACCTGGAAGGAAAGACTTTCTACTCCAAGAAGGACAAGCCCCTCTGCAAGAGCCACGCCTTCTCCCACGTGTGA
- the PDLIM7 gene encoding PDZ and LIM domain protein 7 isoform X5 translates to MESFKVVLEGPAPWGFRLQGGKDFNVPLSISRLTPGGKAAQAGVAVGDWVLSIDGENAGGLTHIEAQNKIRACGERLSLGLSRAQLAQSKPQKALAPAADPPRYTFAPSASLNKTARPFGAPLPADSALQQNGQPLRPLVPDASKQRLMEDTEDWRPRPGTGQSRSFRILAHLTGTEFMQDPDEEHLKKSRSCSQVPRTEVPAPASATPQEPWPAPAGPTTPSPTSRPPWAVDPAFAERYAPDKTSTVLTRHSQPATPTPLQNRTSIVQAAAGGGTGAGGGNNGKTPVCHHCHKVIRGRYLVALGHAYHPEEFVCSQCGKVLEEGGFFEEKGAIFCPPCYDVRYAPSCAKCKKKITGEIMHALKMTWHVHCFTCAACKTPIRNRAFYMEEGAPYCERDYEKMFGTKCRGCDFKIDAGDRFLEALGFSWHDTCFVCAICQINLEGKTFYSKKDKPLCKSHAFSHV, encoded by the exons ATGGAGTCCTTCAAGGTGGTGCTGGAGGGGCCGGCACCTTGGGGCTTTCGGCTGCAGGGAGGCAAGGACTTCAATGTGCCCCTCTCCATCTCCAGG CTCACTCCTGGAGGCAAAGCTGCACAGGCAGGCGTGGCTGTGGGTGACTGGGTGCTGAGCATCGATGGGGAGAATGCAGGGGGCCTCACACACATTGAAGCCCAGAACAAGATTCGTGCCTGCGGGGAACGCCTCAGCCTGGGTCTCAGCAG ggcCCAGCTGGCTCAGAGCAAACCACAGAAG GCCCTGGCCCCTGCCGCGGACCCCCCGCGGTACACCTTTGCACCCAGCGCCTCCCTCAACAAGACGGCCCGGCCCTTCGGGGCGCCCCTGCCCGCTGACAGCGCCCTGCAGCAGAATGG ACAGCCGCTCCGGCCGCTGGTCCCAGACGCCAGCAAGCAGCGGCTGATGGAGGACACGGAGGACTGGCGGCCTCGGCCCGGGACAGGCCAGTCCCGTTCCTTCCGCATCCTTGCCCACCTCACGGGCACCGAGTTCA TGCAAGACCCGGATGAGGAGCACCTGAAGAAATCAAG ATCTtgcagccaggtgcccaggacagaagtcccagccccagcctcagctaCACCCCAGGAACCCTGGCCTG CCCCGGCAGGCCctaccacccccagccccactaGCCGCCCACCCTGGGCTGTGGACCCCGCATTTGCTGAGCGCTACGCCCCGGACAAGACCAGCACAGTGCTGACCCggcacagccagccagccacgCCCACGCCTCTGCAGAACCGCACCTCCATCGTGCAGGCAGCCGCCGGAGGGGGCACAGGAGCAGGTGGTGGCAACAATGGCAAGACTCCTGTGTGCCACCATTGCCACAAGGTCATCCG GGGCCGCTACCTGGTTGCGCTGGGCCATGCATACCACCCCGAGGAATTTGTGTGCAGCCAGTGTGGGAAGGTCCTGGAAGAGGGCGGTTTCTTTGAGGAGAAGGGTGCCATCTTCTGCCCACCCTGCTATGATGTGCGCTATGCACCCAGCTGTGCCAAGTGCAAGAAGAAGATCACAGGC GAGATCATGCACGCCCTAAAGATGACCTGGCACGTGCACTGTTTCACCTGCGCGGCCTGCAAGACGCCCATTCGGAACAGGGCCTTCTACATGGAGGAAGGCGCACCCTACTGCGAGCGAG ACTATGAGAAGATGTTTGGCACGAAATGCCGGGGCTGCGACTTCAAGATCGACGCAGGGGACCGCTTCCTGGAGGCGCTGGGCTTCAGCTGGCACGACACTTGCTTCGTGTGTGCG ATATGCCAGATCAACCTGGAAGGAAAGACTTTCTACTCCAAGAAGGACAAGCCCCTCTGCAAGAGCCACGCCTTCTCCCACGTGTGA
- the PDLIM7 gene encoding PDZ and LIM domain protein 7 isoform X8: protein MESFKVVLEGPAPWGFRLQGGKDFNVPLSISRLTPGGKAAQAGVAVGDWVLSIDGENAGGLTHIEAQNKIRACGERLSLGLSRAQLAQSKPQKVQTPDKQPLRPLVPDASKQRLMEDTEDWRPRPGTGQSRSFRILAHLTGTEFMQDPDEEHLKKSSQVPRTEVPAPASATPQEPWPAPAGPTTPSPTSRPPWAVDPAFAERYAPDKTSTVLTRHSQPATPTPLQNRTSIVQAAAGGGTGAGGGNNGKTPVCHHCHKVIRGRYLVALGHAYHPEEFVCSQCGKVLEEGGFFEEKGAIFCPPCYDVRYAPSCAKCKKKITGEIMHALKMTWHVHCFTCAACKTPIRNRAFYMEEGAPYCERDYEKMFGTKCRGCDFKIDAGDRFLEALGFSWHDTCFVCAICQINLEGKTFYSKKDKPLCKSHAFSHV from the exons ATGGAGTCCTTCAAGGTGGTGCTGGAGGGGCCGGCACCTTGGGGCTTTCGGCTGCAGGGAGGCAAGGACTTCAATGTGCCCCTCTCCATCTCCAGG CTCACTCCTGGAGGCAAAGCTGCACAGGCAGGCGTGGCTGTGGGTGACTGGGTGCTGAGCATCGATGGGGAGAATGCAGGGGGCCTCACACACATTGAAGCCCAGAACAAGATTCGTGCCTGCGGGGAACGCCTCAGCCTGGGTCTCAGCAG ggcCCAGCTGGCTCAGAGCAAACCACAGAAG GTGCAGACCCCTGACAA ACAGCCGCTCCGGCCGCTGGTCCCAGACGCCAGCAAGCAGCGGCTGATGGAGGACACGGAGGACTGGCGGCCTCGGCCCGGGACAGGCCAGTCCCGTTCCTTCCGCATCCTTGCCCACCTCACGGGCACCGAGTTCA TGCAAGACCCGGATGAGGAGCACCTGAAGAAATCAAG ccaggtgcccaggacagaagtcccagccccagcctcagctaCACCCCAGGAACCCTGGCCTG CCCCGGCAGGCCctaccacccccagccccactaGCCGCCCACCCTGGGCTGTGGACCCCGCATTTGCTGAGCGCTACGCCCCGGACAAGACCAGCACAGTGCTGACCCggcacagccagccagccacgCCCACGCCTCTGCAGAACCGCACCTCCATCGTGCAGGCAGCCGCCGGAGGGGGCACAGGAGCAGGTGGTGGCAACAATGGCAAGACTCCTGTGTGCCACCATTGCCACAAGGTCATCCG GGGCCGCTACCTGGTTGCGCTGGGCCATGCATACCACCCCGAGGAATTTGTGTGCAGCCAGTGTGGGAAGGTCCTGGAAGAGGGCGGTTTCTTTGAGGAGAAGGGTGCCATCTTCTGCCCACCCTGCTATGATGTGCGCTATGCACCCAGCTGTGCCAAGTGCAAGAAGAAGATCACAGGC GAGATCATGCACGCCCTAAAGATGACCTGGCACGTGCACTGTTTCACCTGCGCGGCCTGCAAGACGCCCATTCGGAACAGGGCCTTCTACATGGAGGAAGGCGCACCCTACTGCGAGCGAG ACTATGAGAAGATGTTTGGCACGAAATGCCGGGGCTGCGACTTCAAGATCGACGCAGGGGACCGCTTCCTGGAGGCGCTGGGCTTCAGCTGGCACGACACTTGCTTCGTGTGTGCG ATATGCCAGATCAACCTGGAAGGAAAGACTTTCTACTCCAAGAAGGACAAGCCCCTCTGCAAGAGCCACGCCTTCTCCCACGTGTGA
- the PDLIM7 gene encoding PDZ and LIM domain protein 7 isoform X7, giving the protein MESFKVVLEGPAPWGFRLQGGKDFNVPLSISRLTPGGKAAQAGVAVGDWVLSIDGENAGGLTHIEAQNKIRACGERLSLGLSRAQLAQSKPQKVQTPDKQPLRPLVPDASKQRLMEDTEDWRPRPGTGQSRSFRILAHLTGTEFMQDPDEEHLKKSRALNGRSCSQVPRTEVPAPASATPQEPWPAPAGPTTPSPTSRPPWAVDPAFAERYAPDKTSTVLTRHSQPATPTPLQNRTSIVQAAAGGGTGAGGGNNGKTPVCHHCHKVIRGRYLVALGHAYHPEEFVCSQCGKVLEEGGFFEEKGAIFCPPCYDVRYAPSCAKCKKKITGEIMHALKMTWHVHCFTCAACKTPIRNRAFYMEEGAPYCERDYEKMFGTKCRGCDFKIDAGDRFLEALGFSWHDTCFVCAICQINLEGKTFYSKKDKPLCKSHAFSHV; this is encoded by the exons ATGGAGTCCTTCAAGGTGGTGCTGGAGGGGCCGGCACCTTGGGGCTTTCGGCTGCAGGGAGGCAAGGACTTCAATGTGCCCCTCTCCATCTCCAGG CTCACTCCTGGAGGCAAAGCTGCACAGGCAGGCGTGGCTGTGGGTGACTGGGTGCTGAGCATCGATGGGGAGAATGCAGGGGGCCTCACACACATTGAAGCCCAGAACAAGATTCGTGCCTGCGGGGAACGCCTCAGCCTGGGTCTCAGCAG ggcCCAGCTGGCTCAGAGCAAACCACAGAAG GTGCAGACCCCTGACAA ACAGCCGCTCCGGCCGCTGGTCCCAGACGCCAGCAAGCAGCGGCTGATGGAGGACACGGAGGACTGGCGGCCTCGGCCCGGGACAGGCCAGTCCCGTTCCTTCCGCATCCTTGCCCACCTCACGGGCACCGAGTTCA TGCAAGACCCGGATGAGGAGCACCTGAAGAAATCAAG GGCCTTGAATGGCAGATCTtgcagccaggtgcccaggacagaagtcccagccccagcctcagctaCACCCCAGGAACCCTGGCCTG CCCCGGCAGGCCctaccacccccagccccactaGCCGCCCACCCTGGGCTGTGGACCCCGCATTTGCTGAGCGCTACGCCCCGGACAAGACCAGCACAGTGCTGACCCggcacagccagccagccacgCCCACGCCTCTGCAGAACCGCACCTCCATCGTGCAGGCAGCCGCCGGAGGGGGCACAGGAGCAGGTGGTGGCAACAATGGCAAGACTCCTGTGTGCCACCATTGCCACAAGGTCATCCG GGGCCGCTACCTGGTTGCGCTGGGCCATGCATACCACCCCGAGGAATTTGTGTGCAGCCAGTGTGGGAAGGTCCTGGAAGAGGGCGGTTTCTTTGAGGAGAAGGGTGCCATCTTCTGCCCACCCTGCTATGATGTGCGCTATGCACCCAGCTGTGCCAAGTGCAAGAAGAAGATCACAGGC GAGATCATGCACGCCCTAAAGATGACCTGGCACGTGCACTGTTTCACCTGCGCGGCCTGCAAGACGCCCATTCGGAACAGGGCCTTCTACATGGAGGAAGGCGCACCCTACTGCGAGCGAG ACTATGAGAAGATGTTTGGCACGAAATGCCGGGGCTGCGACTTCAAGATCGACGCAGGGGACCGCTTCCTGGAGGCGCTGGGCTTCAGCTGGCACGACACTTGCTTCGTGTGTGCG ATATGCCAGATCAACCTGGAAGGAAAGACTTTCTACTCCAAGAAGGACAAGCCCCTCTGCAAGAGCCACGCCTTCTCCCACGTGTGA